The genomic DNA CGCCGTGGAGCGGGTGTTCAGCCAGCACAACGTGCGTACGGTGATGGGCACGGCCCAGGCCAGCGCGGTCGCCATGCTCTGCGCGGCCCGCCGCGGCATCCCCGTCGCCCTGCACACCCCCAGCGAGGTCAAGGCCGCCGTCACCGGCAGCGGACGCGCCGACAAGGCCCAGGTCGGCGCGATGGTGACCCGCCTGCTGCGGCTCGACGCGCCGCCCAAGCCCGCCGACGCCGCCGACGCCCTCGCGCTCGCCATCTGCCACATCTGGCGAGCCCCCGCCCAGAACAGACTTCAGCAGGCCGTCGCCCTGCACGCATCGAA from Streptomyces avermitilis MA-4680 = NBRC 14893 includes the following:
- the ruvC gene encoding crossover junction endodeoxyribonuclease RuvC, which codes for MRVLGVDPGLTRCGVGVVEGVAGRPLTMRGVGVVRTPADAELGLRLVAIEQGIEQWLDEYRPECVAVERVFSQHNVRTVMGTAQASAVAMLCAARRGIPVALHTPSEVKAAVTGSGRADKAQVGAMVTRLLRLDAPPKPADAADALALAICHIWRAPAQNRLQQAVALHASKGRTA